In one window of Patescibacteria group bacterium DNA:
- the thrS gene encoding threonine--tRNA ligase, which yields MPAVKPQDFTAVDTMRHSAAHVLAAAVQMLFPEAKFGVGPVIENGFFYDIELPRPLTPLDLQKIEKRMKDLIARKIEFVREELPIDDAVALFGSMNQTYKVELLNDLKTKGTTAVADEEAGDIEAGATKASIYRTGKFVDLCRGPHVANTHEIGAVKIKSVAGAYWRGNDQNPMLQRVYGYAFATQQELEDYLKQLEEAEKRDHRKLGPELDLFAFSPLVGSGLPLFTPRGTILRRELENFVMSLQEPFGYTRVTIPHIAKTDLYKTSGHWDKFQDDLFHVKSKKTEDEFVLKPMNCPHHTQIFASQPRSYRDLPLRYAEVTMVYRDENTGQLQGLSRVRSITQDDAHVFCRFDQIEQEAKFIYKVISKFYATFKMPLRARLSVHDPKNQKAYLGSPEIWQQAEGMLGNLLKSVGRDYEVGVGEAAFYGPKIDFMAKDSIGREWQLATLQLDFNLPERFKLDYMDQDGIKKRPVMIHRAILGSIERFLGVLIEHYAGAFPVWLAPVQVQVIPVGKDHWRTAKKLTELLKAAGIRVECDELRETVGYKIRKSEKMKVPYMLVIGDKEKSLKTVNVRTRGKKQEKRLTVKAFIAKVQDEIAKRKAN from the coding sequence ATGCCTGCCGTCAAACCACAGGATTTCACTGCGGTCGACACTATGCGCCACAGCGCGGCTCACGTGCTCGCGGCCGCGGTGCAGATGTTATTCCCCGAAGCCAAATTCGGCGTCGGACCGGTCATCGAGAACGGTTTCTTTTACGATATCGAGCTGCCGCGGCCGCTCACTCCGCTCGACCTGCAGAAGATCGAGAAGCGGATGAAAGACCTGATCGCCCGCAAGATCGAGTTCGTCCGCGAGGAGCTGCCCATTGATGACGCTGTCGCTCTGTTCGGTTCGATGAACCAGACCTACAAGGTCGAGCTGCTGAACGATCTCAAGACCAAGGGCACGACCGCGGTCGCCGACGAGGAAGCCGGCGACATCGAAGCCGGCGCGACCAAGGCCAGCATCTACCGCACCGGCAAGTTCGTCGATCTCTGCCGCGGCCCGCACGTGGCGAACACCCACGAGATCGGCGCGGTCAAGATCAAGTCCGTCGCCGGCGCTTACTGGCGCGGCAACGACCAGAATCCGATGCTGCAGCGCGTCTACGGCTACGCTTTCGCGACCCAGCAGGAACTCGAGGACTACCTGAAACAGCTCGAGGAAGCGGAGAAGCGCGACCATCGCAAACTCGGCCCCGAGCTCGATCTCTTCGCTTTTTCGCCGCTCGTCGGTTCCGGCCTGCCGCTCTTCACGCCGCGCGGCACGATCCTGCGCCGCGAGCTCGAGAATTTCGTCATGTCGCTGCAGGAACCGTTCGGCTACACCCGCGTCACGATCCCGCACATCGCCAAGACCGACCTCTACAAGACCTCCGGCCACTGGGACAAGTTCCAGGACGACCTCTTCCACGTGAAGAGCAAGAAGACCGAGGACGAGTTCGTGCTGAAACCGATGAACTGCCCGCACCACACGCAGATCTTCGCCTCGCAGCCCCGGAGCTACCGCGACCTGCCGCTGCGCTACGCCGAAGTGACCATGGTCTACCGCGACGAGAACACCGGCCAGCTCCAGGGCCTGTCGCGCGTGCGCTCCATCACTCAGGATGACGCCCACGTCTTCTGCCGCTTCGACCAGATCGAACAGGAGGCCAAGTTCATCTATAAGGTCATCAGCAAGTTCTACGCGACCTTCAAGATGCCGCTCCGGGCCCGGCTTTCGGTGCATGACCCCAAGAACCAGAAGGCTTATCTCGGCTCGCCGGAGATCTGGCAGCAGGCCGAAGGCATGCTCGGCAATCTGCTGAAGTCCGTCGGCCGCGATTACGAGGTCGGCGTCGGCGAGGCCGCGTTCTACGGCCCGAAGATCGATTTCATGGCCAAGGATTCCATCGGCCGCGAATGGCAGCTCGCCACGCTCCAGCTCGACTTCAACCTGCCGGAGCGCTTCAAGCTCGATTACATGGATCAGGACGGCATCAAGAAGCGTCCGGTGATGATCCATCGCGCCATCCTGGGTTCGATCGAGCGCTTCCTGGGCGTGCTCATCGAGCATTACGCCGGCGCTTTCCCGGTCTGGCTCGCGCCGGTGCAGGTCCAGGTCATTCCGGTCGGCAAGGACCACTGGCGGACCGCCAAGAAGCTCACTGAACTCCTCAAAGCCGCCGGCATCCGCGTCGAGTGCGACGAGCTGCGCGAGACCGTGGGTTACAAGATCCGCAAGTCCGAGAAGATGAAAGTTCCGTACATGCTCGTCATCGGCGACAAGGAGAAGTCGCTCAAGACGGTGAACGTGCGCACCCGCGGCAAGAAGCAGGAGAAGCGCCTGACGGTGAAGGCATTCATTGCTAAGGTCCAGGACGAGATCGCCAAGCGCAAAGCGAATTAG
- the miaB gene encoding tRNA (N6-isopentenyl adenosine(37)-C2)-methylthiotransferase MiaB — protein sequence MPAPVRKYHIFTFGCQMNKSDSERIAALLELTGLERAAKETDADVVIMNSCSVRQAAEDRIFGKLRNLGRARAKRPNLIVAVTGCLPGRDKDSAIRAKMPEADLFFPIKDLPQLPRWLAELDPEIATTGDVAGDYLRIRPNYSSKFQAFVPVQTGCQKFCTYCVVPYARGLEANRPAADILAEVADLAERGVIEVTLLGQAINTYKAPDRGSFSAQNPYQDDYAALLWEVNRIPGIRRVNFTGAHPMNMTDEVIDALALPKQINFLHLPIQAGSNEVLKRMNRRYTREQYLEIIRKVRARRPGIALGTDIIVGFCGETPEQFEETLSLYREADFDISYNAMYSTRSGTQAAKLYVDDVPKAEKKRRWNALQAVMEEIVLRKNQAYVGRTVEVLVDQKGDGWCGGNSSELKLVRFPSTADLRGQIVNVKIDKAMEWLLTGKLTNSEAVEQRSGETVKQ from the coding sequence ATGCCCGCACCGGTCCGCAAATACCACATCTTCACCTTCGGCTGCCAGATGAACAAGTCGGATTCCGAAAGGATCGCGGCGCTTTTGGAGTTGACCGGTTTGGAGCGGGCCGCGAAGGAAACCGATGCTGACGTGGTCATCATGAATTCCTGTTCAGTGCGCCAGGCCGCCGAGGATCGGATCTTCGGCAAACTGCGCAACCTGGGTCGGGCGCGGGCCAAGCGGCCGAATCTGATCGTGGCGGTCACGGGCTGTCTGCCCGGTCGCGACAAGGACAGCGCAATCCGCGCCAAGATGCCCGAGGCTGACCTGTTTTTCCCGATCAAAGACCTGCCGCAATTGCCGCGCTGGCTCGCCGAACTCGATCCGGAGATCGCCACGACCGGCGACGTCGCCGGCGACTACCTTCGGATCCGGCCGAACTATTCCTCGAAGTTCCAGGCTTTCGTGCCGGTCCAGACCGGCTGTCAGAAATTCTGCACGTATTGCGTCGTGCCGTACGCCCGCGGTCTCGAAGCCAACCGCCCGGCCGCCGACATTCTGGCCGAGGTCGCCGACCTGGCGGAGCGCGGCGTGATCGAGGTAACGCTGCTCGGCCAGGCGATCAACACTTATAAAGCCCCTGATCGCGGCTCTTTTTCCGCCCAGAATCCTTATCAGGACGATTACGCCGCGCTGCTTTGGGAGGTCAATCGGATTCCCGGCATCCGCCGCGTCAATTTCACCGGCGCTCATCCCATGAACATGACCGACGAGGTCATCGACGCGCTCGCGCTGCCTAAGCAGATCAACTTCCTGCATCTGCCGATCCAGGCCGGCAGCAACGAGGTGCTGAAGCGCATGAATCGGCGTTACACGCGGGAACAGTATCTGGAGATCATCCGGAAGGTCCGGGCCCGCCGTCCGGGGATCGCGCTCGGCACCGACATCATCGTCGGTTTCTGCGGCGAGACGCCGGAACAGTTCGAGGAAACGCTCAGCCTGTATCGCGAGGCGGATTTCGACATTTCCTATAACGCCATGTACAGCACGCGCTCCGGGACGCAAGCGGCCAAACTTTATGTCGACGACGTGCCGAAGGCCGAGAAGAAGCGGCGCTGGAACGCCCTGCAGGCGGTCATGGAAGAGATCGTGCTGCGCAAGAACCAGGCTTACGTCGGCCGGACCGTCGAGGTCCTGGTCGATCAGAAGGGCGACGGCTGGTGCGGCGGCAATTCGAGCGAACTGAAGCTGGTCCGGTTCCCGTCGACCGCTGATCTGCGCGGCCAGATCGTCAACGTGAAGATCGACAAGGCGATGGAATGGCTGCTGACTGGCAAGCTGACAAATAGTGAAGCGGTGGAGCAGCGAAGCGGTGAAACGGTGAAGCAGTGA
- the miaA gene encoding tRNA (adenosine(37)-N6)-dimethylallyltransferase MiaA, which yields MPKLLVILGPTASGKTDLAVALAKKFRGEVISADSRQFYKGTDIGSDIIPGKWVKRGSRRIYIARGVPHHLLAFRPVSRPFTVAEFRTVAIRLARKIASQGRLPILAGGSGLYLRAVAENYQIPQIAADPALRGRLERRSTASLLAELKRRDPVYAARIMGPNRRYITRALEVILKTGRPFSELQTRGEPEFDVLKLGVRRPRREIYRRIEARVDEQIRRGLLAEAKKLGQRHGWDLPAMSALGHRQLGEHLAGRISLEEAVRLIKRDTRHYAKRQLTWFKKDKGVKWIKSPQAAARLVKKWLN from the coding sequence TTGCCCAAACTTCTCGTCATCCTCGGGCCGACCGCTTCGGGCAAGACCGATCTCGCGGTGGCTCTGGCGAAGAAATTCCGCGGCGAGGTCATCTCGGCCGACTCGCGCCAATTTTACAAAGGGACAGACATCGGCTCGGACATCATTCCGGGCAAATGGGTGAAGCGGGGGAGTCGTCGCATCTACATCGCCCGCGGCGTGCCGCATCATCTCCTGGCTTTCCGGCCGGTTTCGCGGCCGTTCACGGTCGCGGAGTTCCGGACGGTCGCCATTCGGCTGGCCCGGAAGATCGCCAGCCAGGGCCGCTTGCCGATCCTGGCCGGCGGTTCCGGCCTGTACCTCCGCGCGGTCGCGGAAAACTACCAGATCCCGCAGATCGCGGCTGATCCGGCGTTGCGCGGCCGGCTGGAACGCCGTTCGACCGCCAGTCTGCTCGCCGAACTCAAACGCCGCGATCCGGTTTACGCGGCGCGCATCATGGGACCCAACCGCCGTTACATCACGCGGGCTCTGGAGGTCATCCTCAAGACCGGGCGGCCGTTCTCGGAGCTGCAGACGCGCGGCGAACCGGAATTCGACGTGCTGAAATTGGGCGTGCGCCGGCCGCGGCGCGAGATCTATAGGCGCATCGAGGCTCGCGTGGACGAGCAAATCAGGCGCGGACTGCTCGCGGAAGCGAAAAAACTCGGCCAGCGGCACGGTTGGGATCTGCCGGCCATGTCGGCGCTGGGTCACAGGCAGCTGGGCGAGCATTTGGCCGGCCGCATCAGCCTTGAAGAGGCCGTCAGGCTCATCAAAAGGGACACTCGGCACTACGCCAAGCGGCAGCTCACCTGGTTCAAGAAAGATAAGGGCGTCAAGTGGATCAAGAGCCCGCAGGCGGCCGCCCGACTAGTAAAAAAGTGGCTAAATTAA
- a CDS encoding DUF5679 domain-containing protein has product MAEVIGYCVKCKEKREMKDAKEVAMPAKGGGTRPAMKGICVACGTGMFKILPKAK; this is encoded by the coding sequence ATGGCCGAAGTTATCGGTTATTGCGTCAAGTGTAAGGAGAAGCGGGAGATGAAGGACGCTAAAGAGGTCGCCATGCCTGCCAAGGGCGGCGGTACTCGCCCGGCGATGAAGGGCATCTGTGTCGCTTGCGGCACTGGCATGTTCAAGATCCTGCCGAAGGCTAAGTAG
- the gatB gene encoding Asp-tRNA(Asn)/Glu-tRNA(Gln) amidotransferase subunit GatB: MLLEPVIGLEIHVQLKTKTKMFCGCSNRGEFEPPNTTVCPICMGHPGALPAINSQALDFGVLIGLALDGKIATKSNFDRKNYFYPDLPKGYQISQKDLPVAEHGSLTFEFDDGQRGKRAVTVRINRVHLEEDAAKMLHGADGVSSFVDFNRGGTPLAEIVSEPDLHSPAEAKAFLQELRLVMRYLGVSDADMEKGHLRCDANISLRRIPEHPEQENWALQLNPKTEVKNLNSFRAVERALEYEIKRQTGLWETGQPINIQSTRGWNEATGETVLQRIKEDSHDYRYFPEPDLPPLELSELTAKLRSQVPELPAARRLRLAEEYGFSEADIRVMCDDKETADYAERVMSELREWIASSPAADGSRLDWDKHKPEFARLVSGWLLSKLGGIMAAHKIDIRILKITPENFAELLTMIHLKKVTGQNALLLLEEMALSGADPSIIAEEKNLLQLEDLSGLNLIAENIVVGNPKAVADWKSGKTNALQFLVGQMMKTTKGKAPPDLARKLVEDELKKL; encoded by the coding sequence ATGTTGCTTGAACCGGTGATCGGACTGGAGATCCACGTCCAACTCAAGACCAAGACTAAGATGTTCTGCGGTTGTTCCAACCGCGGCGAATTCGAGCCGCCCAACACCACCGTCTGTCCGATCTGCATGGGCCATCCCGGCGCGCTGCCGGCGATCAACTCCCAGGCGCTGGATTTCGGCGTCCTCATCGGCCTCGCCCTCGACGGCAAGATCGCGACCAAATCCAACTTCGACCGCAAGAACTACTTTTATCCCGACCTGCCGAAAGGCTACCAGATCTCCCAGAAAGACCTGCCGGTCGCGGAGCACGGCAGCCTGACTTTCGAATTCGACGACGGCCAGCGCGGCAAGCGCGCCGTGACCGTCCGCATCAACCGGGTCCATCTCGAAGAGGACGCGGCCAAAATGCTCCACGGCGCCGACGGCGTCTCCTCTTTCGTTGACTTCAACCGCGGCGGCACGCCGCTCGCGGAGATCGTCTCCGAACCAGACCTGCACTCCCCCGCCGAAGCCAAAGCCTTCCTGCAGGAATTGCGCCTGGTCATGCGCTATCTGGGCGTTTCCGACGCGGATATGGAAAAGGGCCATCTGCGCTGCGACGCCAACATCTCGCTGCGCCGCATCCCGGAACACCCAGAGCAGGAAAACTGGGCTTTGCAGCTGAATCCCAAGACCGAGGTCAAGAACCTGAACTCTTTCCGCGCCGTGGAGCGGGCGCTCGAATACGAGATCAAGCGCCAGACCGGACTCTGGGAGACCGGCCAGCCGATCAACATCCAGTCAACGCGCGGCTGGAACGAAGCGACCGGCGAAACCGTGCTGCAGCGCATCAAGGAGGATTCGCATGATTACCGCTACTTCCCGGAACCCGACCTGCCGCCGCTCGAACTCAGCGAACTGACCGCCAAGCTCCGCTCCCAGGTCCCGGAATTGCCGGCGGCCCGGCGGCTGCGCCTCGCCGAAGAGTACGGTTTCTCGGAGGCCGACATCCGCGTCATGTGCGACGACAAGGAGACGGCTGATTACGCCGAGCGCGTGATGTCCGAACTCCGGGAATGGATCGCCTCGAGCCCGGCCGCGGACGGCAGCAGACTCGACTGGGACAAGCACAAGCCGGAATTCGCCCGCCTCGTTTCCGGCTGGCTGCTCTCCAAACTCGGCGGCATCATGGCCGCTCACAAGATCGATATCCGCATCCTGAAGATCACGCCGGAAAATTTCGCCGAACTCCTGACCATGATCCACCTGAAGAAGGTCACGGGCCAGAACGCCCTGCTCCTGCTCGAGGAAATGGCCCTGTCCGGCGCCGACCCCTCGATCATCGCCGAGGAAAAGAATCTGCTCCAGCTCGAGGACCTGTCCGGACTCAACCTGATCGCCGAGAACATCGTGGTCGGCAATCCCAAGGCGGTCGCGGATTGGAAGAGCGGCAAGACTAACGCCCTGCAATTCCTGGTAGGCCAGATGATGAAGACGACGAAAGGCAAAGCGCCGCCGGACCTGGCCAGAAAGCTGGTCGAGGACGAACTGAAGAAACTCTAG
- a CDS encoding DUF1697 domain-containing protein, which yields MKYVALLRGINVGGNKKIEMKKLKAIFESLGFTDVSTYINSGNIIFESGQKRTDLCKIIEVCLKKEFGFEIPMLIKTQREMKKIADAIPEDWRNDSAQKSDVAYLFPEVDSEKTIAELPIKKEYVDIRYIKGAIYWNVGREDYNKSHLNKIIGHKSYKYMTVRNVNTARYLAKYK from the coding sequence ATGAAATACGTGGCGTTACTTCGAGGAATAAATGTCGGGGGAAATAAAAAAATTGAGATGAAAAAGCTCAAAGCGATTTTTGAATCTTTGGGGTTCACTGATGTTTCCACATATATTAACTCTGGAAATATTATTTTTGAATCAGGCCAGAAACGAACCGACCTGTGCAAAATAATTGAGGTGTGTCTGAAAAAAGAATTTGGTTTTGAAATCCCCATGCTCATAAAGACACAGCGTGAGATGAAAAAAATAGCTGACGCGATTCCAGAAGATTGGCGGAACGATTCCGCACAAAAATCCGATGTCGCTTATTTATTTCCGGAGGTTGATTCTGAGAAAACTATCGCCGAGCTACCAATCAAAAAAGAATATGTCGATATCCGCTATATCAAAGGTGCGATTTATTGGAACGTAGGCAGGGAGGATTACAACAAAAGTCATTTGAACAAAATAATTGGTCACAAATCATATAAGTATATGACTGTGAGAAATGTGAATACCGCGCGCTATTTGGCAAAATACAAATAG
- a CDS encoding thymidylate kinase, with the protein MSKQGKFFVIDGTDGSGKATQTKLLVERLRASGRSVRTISFPRYDTPTGKVVKAYLMNEFGPADKVDARQASKYYADDRKAAAPEIAAWLAAGDIVVADRYVTANMGHQGGKIADPAERMEYLRWNDELEYGQNQLPRPDLNVILHVPAKISQALVEKRGNVKDGHEADLGHLQRAEQTYLEIARTFPGFRLIECVRDGHIMRREDISELVWTTIAPLLDR; encoded by the coding sequence ATGAGCAAACAAGGCAAGTTCTTTGTCATCGACGGGACCGACGGTTCCGGCAAAGCCACTCAGACCAAGCTGCTCGTCGAACGTCTGCGCGCCTCCGGCCGCTCCGTCCGCACGATCTCTTTCCCCCGCTACGACACGCCGACCGGCAAGGTCGTGAAAGCGTACCTCATGAACGAGTTCGGTCCGGCCGACAAGGTGGACGCCCGCCAAGCCTCCAAGTACTACGCCGACGACCGCAAGGCCGCCGCGCCGGAGATCGCCGCCTGGCTTGCCGCCGGGGACATCGTCGTCGCCGACCGCTACGTGACCGCGAACATGGGCCACCAGGGCGGCAAGATCGCCGACCCGGCCGAGCGCATGGAGTATCTCCGCTGGAACGACGAGCTCGAGTACGGACAGAACCAGCTGCCCCGGCCCGATCTCAACGTGATCCTGCATGTGCCCGCCAAGATCTCCCAGGCGCTGGTGGAGAAGCGCGGCAACGTCAAGGACGGCCACGAAGCCGACCTCGGCCATCTGCAGCGCGCCGAACAGACGTACCTGGAAATCGCCCGGACGTTCCCGGGCTTCCGCCTCATCGAATGCGTCCGCGATGGACACATCATGCGACGCGAAGATATCAGCGAACTCGTCTGGACGACCATCGCGCCGCTCCTCGACCGCTGA
- a CDS encoding FAD-dependent thymidylate synthase, whose amino-acid sequence MSPFSPADRSKLTPYVTSTEGDVFAVKNLEGIVGAVYARYSRAATGFRETLLKEFVEEGHINAAKAGDLIERVLVAYGDDSVGELEGAHVSFENVSILATKEIEDRRIGGSPIEKSTRYVLYDERGPDGNFRYYRDPDVLASEHGPAYIETMDLIFQTYADLVGPMQDYYKKLKPIEIAEYDINGDGAKETLAALKDDADLKAFKRTYNADIRTKACDTLRYLLPIATLTNVGVFGNGRFFQNVLTSLYSADLPEARRLAESAQRELDQIMPRYVKRAKRQEYAVNNRERMKKLAAEMFVGIAPIEEPPVTLVDRGEDAMAAKLGGELAMSADALRGALRDEEDDLLLSCMLYQFTVHPLRQIRDIVRQLKPEQKQRLIEAYVGARQTRRDRPGRAFEAGYPYTFDLATDFGTYKDLMRHRMTTQLRQKFTPLHGFVMPPDLEAAGFANQAKLCSEKAAELYNRLTPDFPEQASYATLHGSKVRFIMGLNDREASHLIELRTTPQGHPSYRKVCQEMHKAIAARSPWRAAVIRFADHNDYFWSRAASEARQRSEERELDKRQGLI is encoded by the coding sequence ATGTCCCCCTTCTCCCCCGCCGACCGTTCCAAACTTACACCCTACGTCACGAGCACCGAAGGCGACGTCTTTGCCGTGAAGAACCTCGAAGGCATCGTCGGCGCCGTCTACGCGCGCTACAGCCGCGCCGCGACCGGCTTCCGCGAGACCCTGCTCAAAGAATTCGTCGAGGAGGGGCACATCAACGCCGCGAAAGCCGGCGATCTCATCGAGCGCGTGCTCGTAGCCTACGGCGACGACTCCGTGGGCGAGCTCGAGGGCGCGCACGTCTCCTTCGAGAACGTCTCCATCCTCGCGACCAAGGAGATCGAGGACCGGCGCATCGGCGGTTCCCCCATCGAAAAATCCACGCGTTACGTCCTCTACGACGAGCGCGGACCGGACGGCAACTTCCGCTACTACCGCGACCCCGACGTGCTGGCCTCGGAGCACGGCCCGGCCTACATCGAGACGATGGACCTCATCTTCCAGACCTACGCCGATCTCGTCGGCCCGATGCAGGATTATTATAAGAAACTGAAGCCCATCGAGATCGCCGAATATGACATCAACGGCGACGGCGCCAAGGAAACACTCGCCGCGCTCAAGGACGACGCCGACCTCAAGGCCTTCAAACGGACCTACAACGCCGACATCCGCACCAAGGCCTGCGACACACTGCGCTACCTCTTGCCGATCGCCACGCTCACGAACGTCGGCGTCTTCGGCAACGGCCGCTTCTTCCAGAATGTGCTCACGAGCCTGTATTCCGCGGACCTCCCGGAGGCGCGCCGCCTGGCCGAGAGCGCCCAGCGTGAACTCGACCAGATCATGCCCCGCTACGTGAAGCGGGCCAAGCGCCAGGAGTACGCCGTCAACAACCGCGAGCGGATGAAAAAGCTGGCCGCGGAGATGTTCGTCGGCATCGCGCCCATCGAAGAGCCGCCCGTGACGCTCGTTGATCGCGGCGAAGACGCCATGGCCGCCAAGCTCGGCGGCGAGCTGGCCATGAGCGCCGACGCCCTGCGCGGGGCTCTGCGCGACGAGGAGGACGATCTCCTCCTGAGCTGCATGCTGTACCAGTTCACCGTCCATCCCCTGCGCCAGATCCGCGACATCGTCCGCCAGCTGAAACCCGAACAGAAACAGCGCCTCATCGAGGCCTATGTCGGGGCCCGTCAGACCCGCCGCGACCGCCCCGGCCGCGCCTTCGAAGCCGGCTACCCCTACACTTTCGACCTGGCCACGGACTTCGGCACCTACAAGGATCTGATGCGCCACCGCATGACCACCCAGCTGCGCCAAAAATTCACCCCGCTCCACGGCTTCGTCATGCCGCCGGACCTCGAAGCCGCCGGTTTCGCCAACCAGGCCAAGCTCTGCTCTGAGAAAGCGGCCGAACTCTATAACCGCCTGACGCCAGACTTCCCGGAACAGGCTTCCTACGCCACACTGCACGGCTCCAAGGTCCGCTTCATCATGGGCCTGAACGACCGCGAGGCCTCACATCTCATCGAACTGCGCACGACGCCGCAGGGCCATCCGTCCTACCGCAAGGTCTGCCAAGAGATGCACAAGGCCATCGCCGCCCGCTCGCCCTGGCGCGCGGCGGTCATCAGATTCGCCGACCACAACGATTATTTCTGGAGCCGGGCCGCGTCCGAAGCCCGCCAGCGCTCCGAGGAACGCGAACTGGACAAACGCCAGGGTCTAATTTAA